The DNA segment TTATACTTTAGAGACGACTGCTTAAAAAATACCACAAGGATAGTCAAattcatagatcgaaaataaactgacaacgccatggctactaaagaaaaagacaaacagacaaataatagtacacaagattATTATAACTTGTgtctatttgtttgttatttcatttatataaataacaataacaaaaaaacgttAAATTGAAGAAACAACACGTAACTACaaaaggagaagtaaacttttgGAAACTTTCATGACGAAGGTCAATGTTGTTATTAacatacattaacaaaataCCGTACTGCAAGGTTAATTAAAAAAGGGACATCACGTTGGACCACCTCGAGCAAATTGTGGATAAAACCTTGTATGGCCAGATAAACCTCCTACTTTTATGACTTGAATGAGTTGTTTAAAGTTCCGTTGCATTAACAATTCGCTTATGGATACTTTACACTGTAACTGAGatggttgtttttgtttgttttgttcatacatcgttgtcaatataatagaattgtatgtggctgtcatacaagtaagaggttcAGCTAGCTATAAGTTTTAGTCCACCTTTTTCGACAGAAGAACATGCCGGTACCAAGACAGAAAAatgacagtttttatccaatcttttgatgtgtttgatctattaaatttgccatttgtttaaagactttccgtttagaattttccttggagttcggtgttttggttattttacttttgcGTGTCCTGCTGGCATTTGTTTACAGTGATAACTCTATAGCTCCCTTCAGCTAAatacaataattcattttactCAAGCTTTATAAAGTgcataaaaagaataaaatatgtttcgcAGAAATATTTTCGAATCAAACAAGAAATACAGCAAGTTATTGCTAAATGCTCATTTTTCCCTCAATAACTCTACATTGTAGATAAGAATATAATCTTCAACAAGCAATGAATCTATGTATCCATTATTAAGAATCTATCACTCAAATCTAATGGTGAGTAAAAAGCATCACGAAAGTGTTGGTAACAGTCAGACTCTCCTTTGTAGCTGGGCTAACATTGTTATTGCTACGcttatgataaataaaacaaatacaggAGCTTTGACCATGATCACATTGTTGATTAATAATAATCTGTAAATTTGTTATAACTTACAGACTTTAATTTCAAATCTTTCATTTCGCCAATCTTGCATATAGCCAATTTTAGGTTTTCTGAGTTCAGCTGCTTTAGAAAATGTCTGTTTGACATCAGAAGTTCTATGTacctataataaaatatgacaatataaaaGCTTTGACAATAAAAGTTCTGAGTGCCTCGCAAATGGACGAAGGGACTGTTATTGCTGTGCCCAAATATTGAATTCATCATTtaacacaaaatcaaattatttgtgTTATACTTTTCGTGACAGTATTAAGGATTACAAAACAAGAACATACGTACGTTTGTTCACATTTAAATCATATTGCATTATGTATATAGGCtttgatttataaacaaaaatatatgccTTTTGGTACTTACTGAATAATTTCCTCTGTGGTCAATTCGGAAGGGTTTTTACCTAACGCTTTTGGAACATTTCTAGCCATTTCAGCTCGCTTCCGAGAAGACATAATTTTACTGTCGCCTGGCTTGAATTCGTTTATTTCCTAAATCAATTgttaaataacatatttatgCTACTAGTATGTCGgtaaaaaatattagaaaagaagtaacatgtacaaatgtagttgATCTAATTGAATTATATAGTTGCTACGGAGATTTTATTAATCCGCTGTTCTTTATCTCAAAATATCATTGAGGGTTTCAACATGGGGAAAACTAACAACTCAGTGCAAGTTCAAAACGGTTCaaaaatagttcgtttctgtgagtgtaacattttaatgttgtgtttctattatgtcgtagttctcctcttatatttgaagTGTTTCCATCAGTGTTAGTGTGTAacttgaatttgttttttgctCAGTCGAGATATGAATtacgaacagcggtatactgtcTAATGTTGTCTTTATCTATGTCATATAATATTAGTAGTGAAACCCAAAGTGTATAAATTAGTCTGTATTCTTATTACAAATATCACAGgcttgtataaaataaaacgtttgaagcaaaaaatacaattaaataagtttaaatattgaaaaactagAGAATGTATGTTGTACTTAAAATGAAGTTCGATTAACTAAGGAAACATTTCAATGGCAATTCGAGAAATATGTGTCAGTGTTTACAATTAACGTAACAATGTCAAAACCGAGTGAAACTACCGTTCCCGCCACAGTTTACCGAAGTAAACCGTCTTCTCATTCAATGGTACAAACGTTGGATTTGGTTGGTTTTTGTTGTAGTCTTAACAAAGCTTTAGCATATCTTAGACATGATTGGTTGTCGTGTTCAGGACGCAGTACCACCACTTTGATCTATCTCGAACTATGCATCAGGAATGGCGTCAGAAAAACACACGACACGTCAGGTTTGCTCCACTTTGATCCTCAATGGTCCACACGATTACATTGAAAATGTTTAATTGGGTGTTTgtgtaaatttaattgataacattttgcatgttattttttcatttggtccTTATTTATTCTTACAACCATTGActccattaaaaaaaagttaatgtcTTATATGACActatattgaagaaaaaaacaccacaaaagAGATCATTAGCATCATGACAGATAATAATAGCTTTACTCAGTAAAACATACCTCCTCTTTCGTTGCAAATTCTGAAGCATCTCCTCCACACTTTTTGATAAAACGAAACACAGGAGTTTTGTATTCACccttcatattttttgtaagtttCCCATAAGCtcccttaatttttttaaacagtacTTTTTTCGATGGTTTTGGAAAGTCTCCACATCTTATTGATATCGGTTGCCACCTGAGCATATATAACTTTATATTCAGTCAgagttttaattgaaacaattgCTTGTTaccttataatttaattaaaaaacttaaaatcgTTTTTTCGTTTATACAAAGCATTTTTATTCATGACATATCCTTTCACTTTAACCTTTCCAGATGGAtagacttttaaaataaaaagatgtaaaaagaTATTCTGATATGATAGTAATTCTTTGTCGAAAGAACAAATAAATGTGCTCAAATAAACGTTGAACTCGGCCACATTCGATGTGTGCCTATCCGAAGTCACGAGCATCTAATTCCGTGGTTGAAGGCAGTCAGATTTGGCTACAATTGTTTATTGAACTGTACATGTATCAGGCCTTGAATTCATAAACCTTTCGAGTCAGTTGTTTGTTCTCATActccaaaatcaaccaatcaaaatgctggttttcatgtttcgagcatgaatTTGGTGCTCCGAGTACTGAGCAAAGTTTTGTGACTTTAACCCCTAGACGTTTGTTTTCGTGTTTGGATTATTTAACGTTTTGTCATTGTCTGGGACTTGAACCGCTGTCTCAGACTATACAGTACAGATTTGATTCTTATTAAAAAGTAGTCAGTGACCCATACTTGTACTGCTTACATAAATATCATTTGGGCTCTAATAGATGGTCTTCTCATTTGCAAAGATACCAAATgcaattatttatacaaaaccAGAAGTAATAGATCGGTTTCTCATGCTGTTTTTATTAAGGGATAAACTTACATTTGCAGGACAATATTGTCTGGAATCTGGTGGTGCAGTATGTGGAATTCAACAAATACGTCcatgtatgtatgtataatCTCATTCCAATTATCGGCTTGCCAATCTTTGGGTGATTTGTTCCATTTAATCTTCAGTGAATCAAACTGTATTTTGTTTGGAACATTCTGGATGAGTAAAGTAAGTATTGCTTTGAATAACTATAAGGTGAAATTAAGCTACTTCATATATTGTCAAACATAgattttaaatgcaatattatGAGTTTGTCTGATGAAGAAATATCCACACAGGGGTTGCTGTTAACAAAGTGTACTAATATCTACAGTATAATGTGCTTCagtattatcataaaaaaataaaaggtatATATGACATACATTGTCCActtctttgttgtgttttaaaaaaagaagaacatACACAACGGGTCAAAAAGATGGTATATTTATCAAGAGAAAAATGtgtgtttactttaataaaatgttgcaggcttgttgttttttttgggtttttttgggttgtttttttgtcttttgaaaaacAGTTAATATAAGTATTGAATCACTACAAAATATCCagtttaaattgaatttatctttaatttaaaattcttgCATTTAAAATTCCAATGTCATTTTATCTGCAGAACATTCAAGACTGTCACAAATATACCCAGTGTTTACCCAAACTGCAATGGGGGCTATATTGGACATATCTTGTACGCCCGTGTACGTGTCTATCCGTTCGTCTTGCAATTATTTTCGGTCATGATTTTTTCATGAGCTTTTTAATAGACCGATTTCGTATTAGAACAACAGCTCAACAATGATCAGTGGAAACATATGGGcatctttttttatctttaaaatgcTACTTTCTGTCAGTAAATTTTTACAATAtgctgaatgaaaaaaatatttttttattaattacaaaGCAGCGTTTACTTCATATTTGGTTAGCTGCTTGCAAGTAATGATTTGTAGTTTGTGAGCGCTTTTCAAACATGCCGCACACTTTCTTCCTGTAAGACGATACCATGAATTTTTAGAAATATTGAATGaaagcaaatattttcattttattttctccAAAACTACTGAACAGgataaattcatattttgacagtCTCTTAGTAGTGACTTATAGAAAATAAGTGTGCGCGTTCCGAATTGTTTATACATCTACGTCCAGTTTTACTATTCTTTGAATTGCAATCGTTTTTTGTGTATGCTTAGAACGACTTCACATGCAactttctttggttttttttaaatcgcatatttaaaaaaaacaccatcaaAACAttactttcatatttaattgatacaaattgGGGAAATTTAGTTTATTACACAGAGAATCACTGAGGTATGACTGGGGCTGACCCTTCTAAGGCAGTCAGTAGGTCACCCTATGGACATTTCTGGATCTACCACTAGCTGAAGCTTTATTGATATAACACACAGGAAAATGTTTACCATCTGTAGTGGTGTGATTTGAGAAGAGTACTTACATCAAACTGCAGACAAGAAGCATCTTTACTTTTCATTGCTTCTAGTGCAGCAAACATAGAAAGACATGGAAATTTGATTAAATGATCTGTACATAGTAATTTTAGCATCTGGTCATTCATCCGATTTACAGCGCCATTCATTGGTTCTTTCTGTAAGACAGAGATAATTACacacagattatttttttaaatcgattcgaattataaaactttttcatTAGATGGGACGTGAGGAAGTCACGTGATACTAGGTAGCGATTGTAAGGCATGGTTCAAGACTTGTATTCTTTGAGTTTGTTAGTTGAATGATAACGTTTCAATCATTAGTTTCCGAGCAATTTGcgaaattgaataaaaacaaaaacgcatgacataaatttgaaaatttccgTTTTATTGTAATACCTAGCGTGAATCAGATATCAAAACCCATATTTTTCACAACAGATTTATCTACAAATGTAACAAGAAATTATAACTTGTTCTATGTAGAGATAGTTGTTGTCCATCTCAGTTAATATTACTGGTTACCAAGTTAATAtgtttacacacaaaaaaaaatacgaaaagcAATACAAAATTCGAGAGtttaaaatttcagattttttaattataactgCACATCTACGACATCTACTTTCCTATCATTCCagaaatatatatagtatagtttCTCTCATTTGGGAAAGAGCTTTATGTATAACACTGAAGATAATCAATGAAGTACGGTGTTCCTTTGATTAttagataatgtttgtaataattattttctgatagatggatcaaaactgtaATCATTATTTTCTGATAGATGGatcatacaattttttttataaaatgaatgcCGAATgcacttatttttttcaatacaggGTTGAAATGTAATAGGGGTCAGTATTGGAGTTCAGGGCAAAACTacagtgtttgtaaacaaggccatgttaATGCCCCAAAAATTCACAACACTCTATGTTGCAAAAGATGGGGTTAcatttttactttaataaatgataaatgcaACGTTTGATTTCTAAAGGTTAATCGGGTATAAAGACATAGATTTGCATTAGAGTCAATGGGAGATTGTgatactgaatttacccctataatATGCTGCATAAATCTCATATCGcaaataatttgacaaaacaGAACTTCCATTAGTTTATACTCACGTCAAGTGTTCTTATGATACTGATAAAATCGTTAAATTCTTTTGCTGTAAAATCCTCGTCTGAACCAACTCGAAACAAAGACTTTATTCTGAATAATAACCTTTGGTCACCTAAGTTTAAGGACCTAAAAAGCTTCCGGATAGCCCACTTGGTGGATAAAGGATGAAGTgatttcaaaactataaaatatacaaagtaTAGAATCGAATcgaatagaatattttaatattaaagtgcaacctgaattataacaaacaattacattcatatatatacaagtaatttTTAGTCAGCCAAATAGGCTTTTGATGCACTGAACAttgtttatcattatattacagtatatatatataatgtgtcAAATAGGAAATGTTGGGTGAACATCATAGGATTGAAAACAGTTTGTGTTAACTTAATTTTAACCCTGCTACATGTTATTTTGAATGGGAGTTATGGTTCACATTGGCTATGACAAAACAATCTTAGTTTTTTATGTGTGGTAGTAGTCTCTGTATTTGTACTTCTTCGCATTTTTAAATgaccgtcactgatgaatctttgaaatcaaaatgctcgtctggcgtacaaaCTTTCAACCCTGGTATCTGAGATAAATGTGTTTCGTGTGTTTTTTTAGACTTTGATAGATTTCAAATTATGCATTACAAATGTACCGTGCTTTAACTGGTGTAAACTTTTCAATAAAACGTCTATGCTGTAGATATGAATGGTGTTTGGGGCAATGGTAAaaggtgtattttttttctaccaaTGTGGGTTATTTTGCGTGTTTTCTGTAAAGAGGAACTGTTTTGAATCcgcaaagctcttcaactttgtacttgatttgctttaattatattttgatatgagcgtctcTATGGTAAAAGATTGGTTTCTTTTCTATACAGTATGGAGGTACAGCGTAATTGAGCAGTGTTACAGAATGATATATATGCTtccgcaaatttacagatctaataaaggcaacagtagtataccgctgttcaaaactcataaatccatggaaaaaaaaacaaaatcgggatatcaaactaaaaccgagggaaacgcattaaatataagaggagaacaacgacataacaccgaaacgtaacacacacagaaacggaccaagcatcagacaaaacaccacgagaataacaaatataacatgaaaaccaaatacatgaatttgggatagacaagtaccgtgccacgtcttatctcaatatctcaaaaataagagaaaacacaaacgactcaacgttttGCGACACacacataaaaatacaaaatataacaatggcatCTAACAATGTTGGGCTGTTATTATAACgaattataatacatgtatacatttaatatcattgtttttagTTTAGACCTTCAAAATGCGTAATAGAATGCTTTTCATTATGAAAAATAGCATTATAGGTAAATTGTGTTTGATTAAGTTATTAACGGATTAATAACGATGAGGTATCGTAAGATTGATAGTTCGTTGTTTCTCGTTTAGTGGCAAAGTATCGTAAGAGCATAAGTGCAATTAAGATGAGCACATGGATCACATAttgtatagaaaatattattaattagaAGAGATTATGTATGAGTGTTTCTATGTATGTATTATGTACTGATTTTGCAATGACTGACAATGTCAAATAAACCTTAAAATTTGCCTTTCATTTGTAAACCATAAAACAACAGactacatttatataaatttatcagCTTGGTAAAGAAATCGGAAGTAGATTATCCTTCAGATCTGTTACACAGGCTTcgttttcatatatatatacaggcaACACATTAAATCACGATTGGGTTTTgggattttttaaagaaaaggtTTTATCATATACTATTTTTAACTCATAACATAACATTTGTGCGCAAATGGGGATTAAAATGtgttacgtttgcgcgcagTTTTTGATAACATTTGCCCACATTCTTTTTGCGGGTAACACATACAGGTGAATAAAGATGACTCTTATTTATAAGTATGCCTAAAAGTTAATATGAATTTTGAATacacttgtatatatattgtatttttttcatattgaattcTACCCTCTTACGGGAGGACGTAACAGCGGATAGGGGCGACGCTTAATGACGCTGCGGGTGCGTAATAAAGCTTTTCTCATGTTGGAGTGAAAGAACACGgtctagaaaaagaaaaaacgaAATACTAGTATACCAGTAATGGTTCTGTATCAATATCCCTTTCGAAAGAGTTTTAAAAGGAAGTTAGATATTGAAATTAATTCATTACTTACATTCCTCTAACATTGTCATTAAAGCCTTAAGTTTCATTAATATCTCTTTGTCATTCTTTGATCGACTCATCATGGCATTAAACGGTTCTGAAAATGTTTTCCTTCCAGATTGCTCGTCTACATCAAAAGCTCTTATGTGAGGTGATGGTATCATTTCACATTGGATACTCTCTGTTTGTCCATTTGATGGTCCATTTGATGGTCCATTTTCACCGCCAGTCTCTTCACTAGACCTGCTTCctgcttgtatattttggtcgTTTTTGACGGGTTCGTCTTTTTTGACAGGGTCATTTGATTTTCCATCTCCATCCGGTGAACCTTTTACAGAGGCAGATTCTTGGTTATCTTTAATATTAGATttatctgtaactgtatcgGTTTTTGTGGGTAAGTCCTTTGTACCTTCATTTTTATTGTATGGACTTCTTTGGGCTGTCGCTGATGCATAGGATATAATTCCCAGAACCAAACCGAAAGCTGAAATTACGTCAAATCTATCAATTAACGaggtttatatttaaaaaaaaagtgtctttCTAGTATATGTAAACTAGTCAGTTGatctatatttcaattttgttatgTAGTAAAACTATTTAGGCGTTAAAAAAATTCATACGAGAGAGATCGCAAGATACTGGTGTTACTTTGGGAAAAACGTCTACTACCTATATTCTAAAACATGTCTCGATAGTATTGTAAACAGTGTACTGCTTACATGCGttatatcaaaagaaaacattttgaatCAAGGGACTTAGGTGATGAATATCATTATGTTATGTCATGTAATGCTCTAATTCAAGAAAGAAAGAGGTTGTTACCATACTATTGTACTCTTCGTCCAAATacttataaatatcaacaattgATGAGCTCTAATAATTATATTGTTCTTGAAAAACTttgtagatttataaaaaatataaatgtgagGGTCACTCCTCCTGGTTGgttgtaatttttaaattgttatgtttgtattgtttacaTATGTGCTACACTATTTAatgtaattgtttaaatattctCTGTAACTATGTAATTTGtagtttaaaagaaataaaattcattcattcatatttcTTTCTACATGAAATATAACAAGCATTATGCAGTCCGATCTTAATGTTATGAGAAATACAAGTCCAAAGCTCGTAAATACTATGTATTATGGtagaatattaaaatataaaaaaattaacaacacatttcttcatattatatattttttctctaaagattttttgttttattctgaaCAAAATGCAATTCAAATTTAATTGATTGAGGGGGAAAGAATGTAACAGGTTTTTAAATTGTGTTCTTATTTGTGCGTGTGTCGATTCCATCGTAATTTTTCTGCTCATGATGgtaagaatgttttttttaaattagttaaaCCCAAACAGCTCTCAAATATTATCTTTACTTATATCCAACATGGTTCCTTTTGGTGAATAATGTGGTGGTGAAAGACATTCAGAAGTCCATATTTAATCATTGTTTTCTTCATCTGAACTCGGATGCGATTTAGAAAGACTTGGTTGTGGCCAAACTGGCATAAACTCACCATcgattaaaattgagaatggaaatggggaatgtgacaaagagacaacaacccgaccatagaaaaaataacagcagaaggtcaccaaaaggtcttcaatgtagcgagaaattcccgcaaccggaggcgtccttcaactggtccctaaacaaatatacactagttcagtgataatgaacgccatactaatttccaaattgtacacaagaaactaaaattaaaaaaatacaagactaccAAAGGCCAGAAGCTCCTGACTTAGGTCAGGCGCAAACtgaatgcggcggggttaaacatgttaatgagatctcaaccctccctctatacctctagccaatgtagaaaagtaaatgcataacaatacgcacatttaaaattcaattcaagagaagtccgagtctgatgtcagaagatgtaaccaaataaaataaacaaaatgacaataaaacataaaaaacaacagactactagcagttaactgacatgccagctccaaacttcaattaaactgattaaaagattatgatttcatcatatgaatatcaggcacaatccttcccgttaggggtttagtatcatatcatcataacatatatgagaagaacatatcccgtgtcatgccaacaactgtttttttggtggttttttttattgtatgattgtttgattgtttgatttattttcatttgttgctAACAATTAAAGCGTCagacttttttttagttttcttacttcataaaaaggaaattgtaaatgtatatataacatcATTTCTCAAGTATGAACTAGCGAATATAAATAAGTTGCGGATACCAAATGAGTACTTGCAGAAAAAGCAATGAAAGTCTATGTTTTGCTTtggaaaaccataaaaaaaaaattgccacaAAAAAAGAAGGTGCACATTTAATTATGTACAAGATTCGGAgagaaaatttatcaaattcgGAGAAGCATCGGGAAATAATGCAAATATGCACTGTAGTGTTATTGATGTGACAATTCCATGTCATTCAAAAACTAAaccttaaaataataaaaaaaaaaaaaaaaaaaaaaaaatataaaaaaatagcaagCGACCGAGAAGCAGTGGCGAACTGCTTAAAAAACGATTAATATAAATgtcctacatgtatattaaactTGAGAAAGCGACACTAAAGTCGGgtgtaagaaaaatttaaaaaaaatcatattcatttaaaaataaattctgatctaaaaaaaaaagtagataaataCGTGTATCTCAATTCAAAGCGCCAATACCATACAAAAACAATGAATAGTCTTACCTATCCACTTCGATAGCATTTTTGTAGTTCCCAGATTTAGCATTGAGGCTTCATTTTATACTGCTCCGAGCCTGTAACGGAATATGATCGATAGACCCgttattttataatgaattattAAAGGTTGAAATCACATTAAAAATTAGAGACAACACTTGATATGTTTtcgttcaatttaaaaatttagcTGACACAATGAATTTAATAACACAAGTAGCACATAATGCAAGGtgtctttaatatttaaaattaacagGCCATTGCATAAAGATACAAtaagttaattaaaaattagTTGACCACTTATCTATTTTCGGTTAAGGAATTTTAGAGAGAAAATagaagataacaaaaagcaattTAATGTGCTGATAAAAACGTGAGTGATGATACTACAAGAATATGTAGgtatataaagataaacaataTGCAACAAAGCAAAGTACTTGGGTCCAATTTGCTGTGTTGATGCATATAATAGGAGATAGATAAGGTTCAAAATCAAATCTGCTAGCTAAAGTTTTGAGAGAACAGTATAGGATAACCCCAAATCGGGAATGGACGTGTCTCACTGCAAGCAATCAATATGTGGTCAAACTCCTGATATATCCTGCATATGCTTTTGCTATTTGACTGACTGTTGCAATATAAAATGGGAAATTCCATGATTGGAAAAATAATTCTATCAGCagtcatcaaattttgaatttcttaCTTCATgaatagaaaattataaatatatctataacatcatttttcaaacataaaatagCGAATATATATTATTGAGTTGCGGACACCAAATAAGTACTTCCAGATAAAGCAATGAAAGTCCAATTTTTGCTTTGGAAAATCCCCCAAAAATCAATGGtacaaaaacagacaaaaaaggTGCACAATTTCATTATATGAAAGATTTGGTTGAGAGATAGTTTGTCAAATTCGGAGAACTGGCCGTCATACAAATGTGCACTCAAGTGTGAGGATATCACAAATTATGTGTTATTCAAAAACTAAagtcaaaaattataaaaaaaaaaaatcaaatagcaaaTGACCCAGAAGAAGTGGTGGAATGCttcaaaaaaaaagaggaaGAAGTGTGAATGTCCTACAAAAAGCAATAGAATGGGCTGATAAAAATATGAGTGATGATACTACAAGAATATGAAGgtatataaagataaacaataTGCAACAAAGATAAGAACTTGGGTCAATTTTCTGTTTTGATGCATATAATTGCATGGTCAAATTTTGTTCAATTTAacatcaaattttgaataatcaaAAGACATCATCAACATAGTGGAAAACAAAGATAAAAGATTAtgcaaggttttttttataccaaatatcattgaccttcCACTAGTGGTTCTCTATAAaatgacctaatcacaaaattATAGAT comes from the Mytilus trossulus isolate FHL-02 chromosome 3, PNRI_Mtr1.1.1.hap1, whole genome shotgun sequence genome and includes:
- the LOC134710743 gene encoding uncharacterized protein LOC134710743, producing MLNLGTTKMLSKWIAFGLVLGIISYASATAQRSPYNKNEGTKDLPTKTDTVTDKSNIKDNQESASVKGSPDGDGKSNDPVKKDEPVKNDQNIQAGSRSSEETGGENGPSNGPSNGQTESIQCEMIPSPHIRAFDVDEQSGRKTFSEPFNAMMSRSKNDKEILMKLKALMTMLEEFLKSLHPLSTKWAIRKLFRSLNLGDQRLLFRIKSLFRVGSDEDFTAKEFNDFISIIRTLDKEPMNGAVNRMNDQMLKLLCTDHLIKFPCLSMFAALEAMKSKDASCLQFDNVPNKIQFDSLKIKWNKSPKDWQADNWNEIIHTYMDVFVEFHILHHQIPDNIVLQMWQPISIRCGDFPKPSKKVLFKKIKGAYGKLTKNMKGEYKTPVFRFIKKCGGDASEFATKEEEINEFKPGDSKIMSSRKRAEMARNVPKALGKNPSELTTEEIIQYIELLMSNRHFLKQLNSENLKLAICKIGEMKDLKLKSVIKFKQVMMAKIPEYRTINSYDISKVRCLHHLLAGYNRHQIRRIPDNVIAASIKDGILKDVRFRCFPGELKAGEMMNFGIMLRCFRAKHWKDIKPEEFTDEVIEQLATGYEMRNIKPRRNLMIAILDLATHKEGAMDKLAATYLGSFLPEGVGKGYIIARQLQNGMKTIMECTCEEAKICWNELTEILGPLSEWETSFITKLVGSTIWYGMDLVTIGSIPDSILYSFPPEDLMSANCSSFKQIGLMFRRSRIFREEESFDSSALVDQETETNPIKGLQWFYNASMADLRKYNEETREQICVELGAVDISRVSIQDIREKIQICPWCTPSVLTNEIFEKCGTLMCGLSRSQIMNIDADAFKTYAKDLCEKCPWNTEHKNVLIRAGMQSEAINSSMPSFTEVDICTLGTCTKSLSKELLESIPLEMLYTSNECITESSEKKKSRICKSVRHVELRKILQMRRRPWRKRRKSTIAVYC